The genomic segment GACTGACAGATCTTACCCTTGATTTGAATAGATTGTAAAGAAAACCTGACGCCGGCTGAGCTCTGGTTGCACGTACATGATCTTTACTTTCCTGTGACAGAAGCGCGAGAGGAAAACATCGCTATCCGGGAATATGACAGCTTCGAAACGTAAAGGAATATCCAGCAGGTCAGCAGGATACATGCATAGGAACAATGAAAAAAAACGGGATGGCTGTCCTCCTTAAAGATCACGAAGTTTTCTTGAAATCAACGGGCGATTACGAGGTCACGATGTACATCTTCTTGAACAGTATGACTCAGCTTACTTGTACTGACTCAATTAGTGGGAAAAATGCTCAGTATTCATTAGAGCCCGGCAGCGATTGCCATGCCAATCGGCGCGCCGGCCGGCGGCATCCTGCGACTGTCAGCGGCACCCGGCTGACAGTCAGTATCATGTGTCATTGGGCATCCTTTTTATCTCTTTTTACTGGCTAATCACACCTGTTCTGCGGCTGCTGCCCGGGCAGGCAGATCTGGACACGAATGTGTACGGTCTCAGCCAGGTTCCGGCACAATAGGAGGGTCCGGTTGCCTGATCGCTAATCTCGAAATTGTCGATCAAAAAATGTAAATCGTGCTCGTCAGGATGAACCACCTTTTAAGGTGGTTCACTGTTATGAAGGCCAATTGTTCTGTTGAGCAGTAATAATTTTTTTCCCGTTGCATATCATGGATGTGATCCTCTGACATTCGGCCTGTCATTTAAGCATTCCTGAATGTATATGTAAGCGCTTACTGTGCAAGTCCTCTGCAATACAGCCCAGTCACCCTGCCACGCGTCCCGGTCAAAAAGACCTCCCTGTTGCCATGAAACCCGTACACTGCCTTCCAACGTAAAATTTAACGTATTCCGACGGGAACCGGTCACGCCGTTGTGTCGATCTGTTGAGGTTTCTGAATTCATGATATCTGGAGGGATTTCACATGTTGCATCAGCTCTTTGTGCCGGACTTTCTTAGACGCGCCGTGAAGCTGTTTCCAGATAAGACAGCTGTCGTGGATCAGGACATTCGCCTGACTTACCGCCAGTTTGAGGAAAGGGTGAATCAGCTGTCCCATCTGCTGATTGATCTGGGTGTGAAAAAAGGGGATCGTGTGGCTTATCTGGCGCCGAATACGCTCCAGATGCTGGAAGGAATGTTCGGTGTGAACCAGATCGGCGCCATCACCGTCCCGCTCAATACCCGGCTGATTCCTTCCGCCTACGCGTACATCATCAATCACAGTGGAGCAAAGGTGCTCATGGTTGATGCAGAACTGGCGCCATTGATCGAACCGGTAAAAAATAAACTGAAACAGGTGGAATATTTCATCCTGCTGCCATCCCCCGATCAGAAAGACCGGACAGGATGGATCAGTTACGAAGAAAAACTTGAAAAGTATCCGGCCGACCTGCCGCCAGTACCGGAAATGAGTGAAATGGATCTGGCTACCATTCTTTACACCAGTGGGACAACCGGATTACCGAAAGGGGTGATGCATTCACACCGAAGCATGTATTTTAACGCCCTTAATGGCTGTATTCACGTCCGTACAACTGACCGGGATGTCCTGCTTCACACCTTGCCTCTTTTTCATGTCAACGGGTGGGGGACACCTTTTGTCCTTACAGCCGGCGGTGGTACGCACGTGCTGATCCGCAAGATTGATCCCGGGCGGATCCTCGAACTGGTGGGGAAGGAAAAAGTGACGCTGGCCTGTATGGTTCCGGCAATGATCAATATGCTGCTGCATCATCCGAACGCAAAAACGTCGCCGCCCGGACATCACATGAAGGTCGTTGTTGCCGGATCGGCACCGCCGCCATCCTATGTCAAGCTGGTTGAAGACATTCTGGGCTGGGAATTCATCCAGGGGTATGGGGCGACAGAGACAGCCCCGCTGGTACTCATCACACAGGTCAAGTCATCGATGGAGCAGGGCACCGAGAACCTGCAGAAACTGAAAGCCAGTGCCGGCATCTGCATGATGAATATGGATATTCGGATCGTCGATGAAGCCGGGCGTGACGTCAGCGCCGACGGCAGGCAGATGGGCGAACTCATTGTCCGTGGCAATAACATCATGGAAGGCTACTGGCAGCAGCCGGAAGAGACGGCGAAAGCGATTAAGGACGGCTGGTACTACACCGGTGATATGGCTACCATTGATAAAGACGGTGTCGTCGCGATTGTCGACCGAAAAAAAGACATCATCATCAGCGGCGGCGAAAATATCTCATCGATTGAAGTTGAGGGCGTCCTGTCCAGACATCCGGCTGTTCTGGAGGCAGCAGTCATTGCTGTCCCACATGAAAAATGGGGCGAAGTGCCGCACGCGGTCTGTATGCTGAAGCCGGGACAGACGGCAACGGATCAGGAACTGCTGGCCTTTTGCCGGGAACATCTGCCTTCTTTTAAAACACCGAAGTCCGTTGCCTTTGTGAACCAGCTGCCGCGGACCGCTTCCGGTAAGGTGAGAAAGGTCGACCTGCGTCAACCTTTCTGGACGAATCGATAAGTCGCCGTGCGCTGATTCTCCGGGCGGAGGAGATGCTGCATGTTAATAATGTAAGCGATACCACAGCTTGAGGCAATCTTTCTAATCAGGCACACAATTTTTCGTGACCGATCAGACTGTACTCAGAAGCACTGGAGGGAGAGCAATTGACGCGAACGATACGCAAAGCTGCGGTTATCGGATCCGGTGTGATGGGATCCGGGATCGCCGCTCATCTGGCAAATGCCGGCATCCCATGCCTGCTGCTCGATATCGTGCCGGACCGGTTGACCGCGAAAGAGGCAGCGGGGGGTCTGACGTTAAACGATCCTCAGGTACGCAACCGCCTGGCAACGGCTGCCATTACCGGACTGAAAAGAGCGAAACCGGCACCATTATATGATTCTGAGCTGGCCCGACTGATTACACCAGGAAATCTTGAGGACCATCTGGACCAGCTGAAAGAGGTCGACTGGATTATCGAAGTTATCGTCGAAAATCTGTCGATAAAAAAAGAACTGCTGGCAAAGATCGAAACCGTCTGGCAGCCGGGGACAATCGTCAGCTCGAATACGTCAGGCATATCCATCAATGAGATGGCCGCCGGTCGAAGCCTCGCATTCAGACAGCACTTTTCAGGGACGCATTTCTTCAATCCGCCACGCTATTTAAAATTGCTGGAGATTATTCCCGGCAAAGAGACAGATCCGAAAATCGTTGCGGCGATATCCGCTTTCTGTGAAAAAACGCTGGGCAAGGGCATTGTCATGGCTAAAGATACACCAAACTTTATCGCCAACCGGATCGGAACATACGGGCTGCTCGTGACGCTGCAGGAAATGACAGAGAAAGGGTACAGTGTCGATGAGGTGGATGCAGTGACCGGCCCGGTACTGGGCCGGCCGAGGAGCGCCACGCTGCGCACGCTTGATGTCGTTGGCATCGACACATTCATGCATGTGGCCCGGAACGTCTATGGACATGTGACCGATGAAGCAGAAAAAGCAGTATTCACCATCCCTGCCTTTATTCAGGAAATGGTATCGAAAGGATGGATTGGCGCTAAAGTCGGGCAGGGTTTTTATAAAAAAGTCATGACGGAAAAAGGGAAAGCCATCCTGGCGCTTGATCTGGAGACGATGACCTATCAGCCGAGGAAGAAAGTCGTGTCGATGGATCTTGCGGAAGCAAAAGAAGCCGGAGAAATGGCCAACAGGATTAAGACACTGGTCTATGGAGAGGACCGGTATGCACAGCTCGCCTGGAACGTGACCCGCAAAGTGCTCCTGTACGCTGCGGAAAAAGCAGGCGAGATCAGCGACTCCATCGTCGACATCGATCGAGCGATGAAATGGGGCTTTAACTGGGCGCTCGGTCCGTTTGAAATCTGGGATGCCATCGGTCTGAAAACCTCTGTCCAGCGCATGGAGCAGGAAGGGGATGCACCTCCTGAATGGGTCCTTGCCTGGATCGAAGCGGGTCATGATTCTTTTTACAGACGAAAAAACGGTCATATCGAACATTTTTCTCAAACAAGCGGTGTCATTACGGGAGCTGATTCAGCAGAATTCAAAAAGGTTCCGCTGAAAACGATCGGAGTGCAGCGCTACATGCGGATGGAGACACGGCCTGATCAGATTTCCCTGCAGTCGCTGAAAGGGCAGAACAAAGTCATTTTGGCGAATAAAGGAGCGAGCGTGATTGATCTGGGGGATGATGTAGCCTGCCTGGAATTTCATTCGCCAAACAATGCAATTAACGACGACGTCCTGTCGATGATCGACAGGAGCCTGGAGGAAGTGCGGAACCATTTCAAAGGTCTGGTTATTGCCGGCGAGGGCAAGCATTTTTGTGTGGGGGCCAATATTTTACAGTTATTAACGCATGCATTCCGTAAAAACTGGTCCGCCATTGATCAGATGACCCGAACCTTTCAGAACACACTGATGCGATTGAAGTATTTTGAGAAACCGGTGGTGATTGCGCCTCATCAGATGACCCTTGGCGGCGGCCTCGAAGTCTGCCTGGCGGCCGATCAGGTTAACCCGGCGGCCGAGACGTATGCCGGGCTGGTGGAGGTGGGGGTCGGATTGATTCCCGCCGGCGGAGGAACGAAAGAGATGGCCCTCCGTGCGTCAAGACGGATCAAGGGCTATCCGCGTGCCGACCTGCAGCCATTCGTTCTGAAAGCGTTCGAAATGATTGGAACGGCCAAAGTATCTTCCAGCGCACATGAAGCTCAAAAATTCGGCTGGTTTCGTGAGACCGATCGCGTGATCATCAACAGCGATAATCGGATTTACGAAGCGAAACAAACGGTTCTGTCGCTTGTTGCAACAGGATACAGACCACCCCAGGAAGAGAAAGTCACCGTCATCGGCGAAGATGGGAAGGCCCTGCTGCTTCTGGCTGCCGATAACATGCGCCGGAGCGGTTACGCCAGCGAATACGACCGGGTGATTGCCGGTAAACTGGCACATGTTCTTTCGGGGGGAGATGTACCTGCAGGTTCCTGTGTTACGGAGCAGTACCTGCTCGACCTGGAGCGGGAAGCGTTCCTCAGTCTGTGCGGTGAGGCGAAGACCCAGGCGAGAATTCAGCACATGCTGACCAGAGGCAAACCGCTCCGGAACTGAGGGAGTCAGATTAAGCTATTATTTACAAATTGAAGAAAATGGAACACGCGAATGGGAGAGGTGATAAAGGTGAACGAAGCCGTTATTGTCTCGGCAGCACGGACACCGGTTGGTAAAGCGGTCAAAGGCAGCCTCGCGCAGACAAGACCGGAAGACCTGGGGAAGGCGGTATTACATGCTGTCATCGACCGCGCTGACGGGCTGCAGAACGAAGATATAGAGGATGTGATCATCGGCTGCGCAATGCCGGAAGGTCCACAGGGCATGAATGTCGCGCGAATCCTCTCACTCTATGCCGGTTATCCAGAGTCGACGCCTGCTCTGACCGTCAACCGGTTTTGCTCCTCCGGACTGCAGGCGATCGCATTTGCCGCCGAACGGATTATGCTGGGGCATGCAGATGTCATTGTTGCCGGTGGTGTCGAGAGCATGAGTCAGGTACCGATGACCGGATTCAAACTTTCACCCCATCCAAAGATTGTGGAAGCGTATCCGGAACTATATATCAGCATGGGGCACACAGCAGAGAATGTCGCCAAACGATTCGGAGTTACACGGGAAGATCAGGACCGATTTGCTCTTTCCAGTCACCGGAAAGCAGCTGCTGCCATCCGAACCGGAAAATTTAATGAAGAAATTGTCCCGGTGCCGGTCACTCAGAAAGGTGTTGCTCCAGATGGAACCCCCTGGGAGAAAGCCTTCGTCTTCGACACCGATGAGGGCGTCCGGGCCGACACGACTCTGGAGAAGCTGGCAGCACTGCGTCCTTCTTTTTCGAAGAACGGCTCAGTCACAGCCGGAAACGCCTCACCGATGAGTGACGGAGCAGCAGCGGTCGCCGTCATGAGCCGAAAGAAAGCGGATGCACTCGGACTTAGCCCGCTCGCCACATTCCGGTCCTTCGCCGTAGCCGGTGTCGACCCGGAGATCATGGGGATCGGTCCGGTCGAGGCCATTCCGAAAGCGTTGAACCTCGCCGGGCTGACTCTGGAAGACATTGACCTGTTTGAGATCAATGAGGCATTTGCATCGCAATGTGTGCAAGTCATTCGCAAACTGGGCATTGATGAAAAAAAAGTCAATGTCAATGGCGGAGCGATCGCTCTCGGCCATCCGCTCGGCTGTACAGGCGCCAAACTGACAGCGAGTCTGATTTACGAATTAAGGCGTCGCGGTGGAGGATATGGAGTCGTCTCGATGTGTATCGGCGGAGGAATGGGAGCTGCTGGCGTATTCGAAGTCCATGCTCCGTAGATCGGCAGCAGAACGGAATCTGTGTTGGTGAGACAGATGTTGCCAGAATCATGAAACATCTCAGATCATCCTGTTGAAACAGCCATAAATGCGAAGGGAGTGTGGGCAAATGGCCCTGAAGCGTAAACGAACAGGCGCACACTTTTTAATCGAAGAAACAGACCCGAACGGACTGATCTTCCCGGAAGATTTTTCAGAAGAACAGCGAATGTTTGCAGAAACAACCCAATCATTTATTGAAAAAGAAGTGGTGCCAAACGATGAGCAGATTGAGCGTCCTGACTATAAGCTGACAGTTGAGCTGATCCGGAAGGCGGGCGAACTGGGCATTCTTGCGGTCGACGTGCCGGAAGCATTTGGTGGACTCGGTGCCGACAAAGTGAGTTCCACTGTGATCACCGAATCGCTGGCAAGGGGCTCCTCCTTTTCCCTGTCCGCCTCGGCTCATTCCGGAATCGGCACACTGCCGATTGTGTTCTTCGGCAGTGACGAGCAGAAGAAAAAGTATCTCCCTGATTTGGCCGGCGGCGTGAAGATTGCGGCATATTGCCTGACTGAACCGTCGTCCGGATCGGACGCGCTGAGCGCGAAGACGACCGCAAAGCTTTCCGATGATGGAAAGTATTATGTCTTAAATGGCGAAAAGCAGTTTATCACCAACGCGGGATTTGCCGATATTTTTATCGTGTATGCCAGGATCGACGGCAAGGACTTCTCTGCTTTTATCGTAGAGCGTGAGATGCCCGGACTCAGCCTCGGACCGGAAGAAAAGAAAATGGGAATTAAAGGCTCATCCACCCGACCGGTCATCCTGGAAGATGTCAACGTGCCGGTTGAAAATCTGCTCGGTGAGGCGGGTAAAGGCCATGTCATCGCATTCAACATACTGAACATTGGCCGGTTCAAACTGGCTGCCGGTGTGCTGGGTGCTGCCAAAGATGCGATCCGCCTCGCCGCAAAATTCGCGAATGAGCGGACACAGTTTAAAAAGCCGCTTTCTTTCTTCCCGCTGATCCGTCAGAAACTTGCAGAGATGAACGCGCAAACCTACGCGCTGGAAAGCATGGTCTATCGCACATCAGGGCTGATCGACACGTCGCTGAAAGATCTGGACTACAGCAGTTCTGACATCGGACTGCAGTCAGCGAAAGGCATTGCCGAGTATGCCATCGAGTGTTCGATCAACAAAGTGTTTGGTTCGGAAACGCTCGATTTTGTTGCCGATGAGGGGGTTCAGATTCACGGCGGCTACGGGTTCACTAAAGATTATAAAATTGAACGCATTTACCGGGATTCGAGAATCAACCGGATCTTTGAAGGAACAAACGAAATCAATCGTCTGGTGATCATCAGCACGCTGCAGAAAAAGGTTATGAAAGGCGATCTGCCGCTGCTGGAAAAAGCGGTAACACTGAAAGCGGAAATTCAGGATCTGCTGGCCGGTAAACCGGAAGCCGATGCGCCTGGTCAGGAAGCCTGGCTGATTTCGGCGGCGAAGAAAGTTTTCCTGCTGGTACTCGGCCAGGCATTCCAGAAGTACGGGGTGAAACTCCAATATGAGCAGCAGCTGCTGAGCCATCTCAGTGACATGATCATTCAGATTTACGCAATGGAGAGCTCATTTTTACGATCCGTAAAGCGATTGGAGAAAATGGGTGCCGAGAAAGCGAAAAACAGCAGCGAAATGGCACAGCTCATCGTGCAGGAAGGCTTTAACCAGGTGGAAACGCTGGCTTTAGAAGCACTGGCAAAAATTGAGAGCGGCGAATCCCTGCTCAGACAACTTATCCTGCTGCGGAAAATCACGAGCCGCCTGCCGGTCAATTCCCTGCAGCTTAAACTGGACATCGGTGCCCGTGTCGTTGAAGCCGAAAAGTACTCTGTATAAAGGATCAACTCTCGGATCTAATAAATTCTCCTGAACCGTGCACTGATTTTGGTGTACGGTTTTATTGTATGAGCTCATTGCGATGTGGGAACCCCATGTGTTCAAAGGAATTTTTAATGAGTTCTGAAATTATCTTCAACTAAAACAGGGGGCAAGTCTGAAGTTGTATGGTTAAAAATCAGGGACGATCAGGGAAATTGACGCCACTATGAAAAATACTTGGGAGGTTACCCAGGATCCGTTCTTATGGTTAGGGGATCCGGTGAAACACACGATCAGATGAATAGACGGAAAAATTTCGCTTAGTTCGTAAATCAAATAAAAAATAGTTAAAATAGACGTAGAGATTCCGCTTATCAACTTGAAAAGCGGGAAAATGAAGTTTTTTGTCTGGAATAATTGGAAAATTTCCGCTTATATCCCCCTGAAAAGCGTGCCGTTCTGCTTCTAACAGAAAAATATCCGCTTATTTTACTTTTTGTTCGTGACTCAATCAAGGACAAAACATCGTAGTAAAAAAAGCGGGGTGTAACTCCCTTGCAAAACAGGCTGATTGGGTTGACCTCTTGAAAAAATCTGGGAGAGACTCATTTTGCTGCATCAACTGTTTAATAAGTGTGTTACAAGGTATCAAGGTATGAAAAAATGCATATCCGCTGAGGGCAGGCTCTCTGCGTGATGCTGGCGATGGCCTGGGACGCATCAAAGAAAAGCAACTGGAAAAGATGAGAAGTCTGGCTGCCGTCTGAAAAGTTGTTCACATGTAGCTAACTGTGTCGTATCAGCTGTTTTAAAAAACGTAATTGTGGATAACAGGACTCGTCTGTCCCTTTTCAGCCCATTTTGGCGGGAGCGAACAGCCTGAGCTCAGGAAGCTATGGGTTTCTGAGTATTGTCGGAGCAGTAAGCGGCGTGGCCTCAGCGATTCATCCTGCTCTTTGTTTTCTGGTAAACGCCTTGTCGTATGCCTGGGTCCGCTGGCGGATTTTTAAGATAAAATTAAGGGAAGCAGGGGGAAGACGTACGCCTGTTTTTCTTCACTCAAAGAGGGATTCCAGAAAGTTGCCTATAACAAAGTCGCCAGGTCATACATATGAATATGAAAATTTCCGAAAAAAAGATACGTTGAAGGATTATGAGCATTTCTATACACTTAACGAAAGAGGGTGACCACGACAATGAATACACACGAGATGTCTCACTTATTTGTGCAGTACGTCAATGGCTGGAAGACAAGCAACAAACGCCTGATCCTGAGCGTCTGCGATCCCTTATGTGAAATTACTGAATGCTACGGTCCGAAATATCACGGCATCGGGCAAATTGAGCGTTGGATCATTGACTGGATCAGTAAAAATCATCGGGTCAGCCAGTGGGATATACTAGGCAGTTTCTTTGATCTTCCGGCACGGACTGCTGTTTTTGAATGGACGTTCGCCTGTTATTCTGATCACAGGGACCATTATTTTAAAGGCTGCAGTATCGTCCAGTTCAATCAGATGTACATAACCAGAATCAAGGAATTTCGCATGGAACCTGAGCAATATTATCCTTTCAAATAATTTTCATAGAATCCGGCAGATGTAAAAGCATGCGTTCCGGTAATTAAAAGTGAGGGTATACGAGATGGACTATCAGTTTCAGGTCATGAATCAACAACAGGCGGAAGAGATCGCCTACAACTGGCATTATGAAGGAATCTATGCATTCTATGACATGGAATCGGATCCGGAAGACCTTGCCGAATTCATAGATTCAGAAAAACGAGGGGAAAGCTGTTATGCCGTGATCGAAAATCAAACGTTAATTGGATTCTTGTCTGTCAGTCGAGTGGATACAACAACAGTAGAGATCGGTCTGGGCATGAAGCCTGAGCTGACAGGGCACGGTCAAGGCTTATCTTTTGTTCAGGCTTGTATTGAATGGACACGAAAACAGCATGCACCGAAAACAATCATGTTATCCGTTGCGACTTTTAACCAACGGGCAGTAAAAGTTTATGAGAAAGCAGGATTTCAGCCGGTTGAAACATATATTCAGGAAACAAACGGCGGTCACTATCCCTTTTTAAAGATGAAAAAGATTTTTGAAAAATGATATCATCCGGTCTCATGCTTATCATGATACACGGCAATCATGATCTCATGGATAAGAAGTCCATGACCGCAAACTCGTCATTTGAGTGACGAGATAGGGCATTTTTTCCTTTATTATTAGCCGAGAACACTCGTGACTTCAGCCATGAGATGAATCGGCGTATCTTTTCAATACTGTAATCACTAAATTGTTAAATGATCTGTTTTGTTCTTTGGCTATTTGTTCCAACTCTTTCTTTAAGTCTTTCTCAATGGTCAATAGTGTTCTTGTTTTGTTACTCGCTATCGTACCCATATCATTGTCACCTCATGACTATAATAACATTTAATCATAATCTTTACAAGACAATAACATCATGATATATTATAGTTAAAGAAAAGAGGTGAAACAACAATGGTATTAAAGGGTTTAAAGTTAAGAATATATCCTAACAAAGAACAAAAACTTAAAATTAAATTAAACTTTGGCTATAACCGTTTTGTGTGGAATCAGATGTTAAACATGATGATTGAACGATACCGCAACAATCCTGACTCTTCTTTTCTTAACGCTTTTGCATTGAATAACATGCTTAAAGCCTTGAAGATTGAGTATCCATGGTTAAAAGATGCTGAGAGTACCAGTTTACAATGTACGAATCATGATCTGGTGGAAGCATATAAAAAGTTTTTCAAAGAACATACCGGTTTTCCAAAGTTTAAATCAAAGAAATATCCGAAACAAAGTTTTCAATCAAAATGTGTAGGTAAAAACATTAAACAAGTTAATAAACATCATGTTAAATTACCGAAATTAGGAATTGTGAGATTCAAAGCAGGAATTAAAATCCCTGAAAAAATTAAATCAGTAACTGTTCGTCTATCACCAACAGGAAAATATTATGCTGTGCTGCTTGTTGAATATGAAAACCAAACATTCAACAAAACAGGAAGGCAATTAGGTATTGACCTGGGTGTTGCCGATTTAGTCATTGGATCGGATGGTATTAAGTTCCCTACCATTCGTTTTGACAAAATCTTAGCCAAAAAGAAATATTACTGGGAGAAACGGTTAGCTAGACGTAGATTGCAAGCTCAGAAAGAAATCGCATGGGATAAGCATAATAAGGTACTTAATCCCAGATGCCTCGATGACTTTAAAAATTATAAAAAGGCCAAATTAATGGTTGCTGAATACAATGAGAAAATGACTAATCAACGCAATGACTATCTCCATAAAATTACAATGCAATTAGTTAAAGATAATGATGTCATTGTCATGGAAGATTTGAAAGCAAAAAATCTTCTACGCAATCACAAATTATCCAGAGCAATTGTTAATCAATCCTGGCGGGAAATGAGACGGATGCTTGAATACAAATGTGCATGGTGTGGTAAAAAATTAGTCATTGTCAATCCCTATAAGACATCACAAATATGCTCGGAATGTGGTTATGATGACGGAAAGCATACGTTAGACATAAGGGACTGGACATGCCCTGGCTGTGGGCACCATCACGATAGAGATATTAACGCAGCAAAGAATATTCTTCGGCTCGGGACGAGCCTTGGTAAAAGAGTTGTGACCTCTGCCTGAACGTTAGGTAAGTGTGCAATGTTCCCAGAAGCACACGACTTGAGTCGTGTGAGGTTCACAAATTCTATAATAATGGTAAAGATTTTAAGACGATTGACGCGAGTCTACGCTTATTCAAAGAACCTTTAAATTTAGTTTGCCATACCTGAGCTACTCGAGCACCATTATGGAGATGGATCTTGAATCAGGCAACAAGCTATTTAGTGCCCGGGCAAATAGCCCATAAAGGAGAAACTGACGCAAAAAAATGAAATTAAGTACAGAGCAGGATATTTATTTCTCCTTGCCTGTCTAAAGTAAGATGTATGCTGCTATGAAGGCCTCTCTTATCGGCAGTATGGAAAGCTCTGAACAGTACTTATCAAACAAGTGTTTCCCTTCGTACAACAGTTACGTTAAAATTGAATAAATTGAAAAAGCGAAAGAGAGGGGGATTATAATATGGGCTTAGCATTGGATATTGCACTTACTGTATGGCCTGTTGTAATTGTTGGTGGGATTGCAGTATTTGTAATTTTAAGAATGAAACATAAATATAAGAAAGGTACATTGGGTAAGAAAAAAACAAAAGACGCACAAATTTTTTTAGATAGTTTAATACCATTCGGAATGATGATTGGTTTTGCTGTTGCTCTACTCTTAAGTATATTTTCACTAATTTCCTTACTATCTGCAATGACCTGGGGACCTGGGATAGGTCTTTTATTTGGGTATTTTGCTTATGAAATTTATAGCAAAAAAGAAGAGAGTCATTTGTAATAACTGTCTTCCAGATAGATGATGCCATTATTTCTCTCTGCCTGTCTAAAGTAAGATGTATGCTGCTATGAAGACCTCTCTCATCGGCAGCATGGAAAGCTAACAGTTCTTCTCAAACAAGTGCTTCTCTTCGTACAACGGTAAATTCCGCCTGTAGTCAGTAAAAAAATGGATAAGCAGGATCAATTCCTGCTTTAATGCTGATATGAAAGTGCCTTGTTTGCCAGGTTTACATCATTCTGTAAAAGTTGAGTTAAGTCATAGGAAGGATAGTAGTTGCGTTCCAGCATGTAATTGAAAACGGTGGCATGAAGGTCGATGGCAGCAAGCATTTGTCGAGTCAATACCTGCCTGAGTGCTGGGGTTGCCGTTTCGGTAATTGCAATCGCATAACTTCTGACTGACGTTTTGGCGAAACCTAACAGATTTCCGGCATAAAATGCTGGATCAAGCGCTACACGTTCTGGTTGTGGTACATACGGATAAAACTGAAGTAATTCGCGGAGATTGTTGCTGATTCCGTCAATTGCTTTCATGTAAATCTGTTTAAGTTCAGGATCGTGCACCATTGGACGGGCGAACTTCTATCGCATCAGACTGATCGATTGAAAAGCGACAAGTTCGTGCATGTCAAGGGTCTCGTGCCAGGCTAGATGTTGCTGCTGTCCATCATGATCCTTGTTTATCATGTTCATTTATTTTCCTCCTCGGGGGAATGTACCTTGTTAAATTTTTCAGGGGAACATCATCGGGACTTTGTCTC from the Sporolactobacillus sp. Y61 genome contains:
- a CDS encoding 3-hydroxyacyl-CoA dehydrogenase NAD-binding domain-containing protein, giving the protein MTRTIRKAAVIGSGVMGSGIAAHLANAGIPCLLLDIVPDRLTAKEAAGGLTLNDPQVRNRLATAAITGLKRAKPAPLYDSELARLITPGNLEDHLDQLKEVDWIIEVIVENLSIKKELLAKIETVWQPGTIVSSNTSGISINEMAAGRSLAFRQHFSGTHFFNPPRYLKLLEIIPGKETDPKIVAAISAFCEKTLGKGIVMAKDTPNFIANRIGTYGLLVTLQEMTEKGYSVDEVDAVTGPVLGRPRSATLRTLDVVGIDTFMHVARNVYGHVTDEAEKAVFTIPAFIQEMVSKGWIGAKVGQGFYKKVMTEKGKAILALDLETMTYQPRKKVVSMDLAEAKEAGEMANRIKTLVYGEDRYAQLAWNVTRKVLLYAAEKAGEISDSIVDIDRAMKWGFNWALGPFEIWDAIGLKTSVQRMEQEGDAPPEWVLAWIEAGHDSFYRRKNGHIEHFSQTSGVITGADSAEFKKVPLKTIGVQRYMRMETRPDQISLQSLKGQNKVILANKGASVIDLGDDVACLEFHSPNNAINDDVLSMIDRSLEEVRNHFKGLVIAGEGKHFCVGANILQLLTHAFRKNWSAIDQMTRTFQNTLMRLKYFEKPVVIAPHQMTLGGGLEVCLAADQVNPAAETYAGLVEVGVGLIPAGGGTKEMALRASRRIKGYPRADLQPFVLKAFEMIGTAKVSSSAHEAQKFGWFRETDRVIINSDNRIYEAKQTVLSLVATGYRPPQEEKVTVIGEDGKALLLLAADNMRRSGYASEYDRVIAGKLAHVLSGGDVPAGSCVTEQYLLDLEREAFLSLCGEAKTQARIQHMLTRGKPLRN
- a CDS encoding acyl-CoA dehydrogenase family protein; the protein is MALKRKRTGAHFLIEETDPNGLIFPEDFSEEQRMFAETTQSFIEKEVVPNDEQIERPDYKLTVELIRKAGELGILAVDVPEAFGGLGADKVSSTVITESLARGSSFSLSASAHSGIGTLPIVFFGSDEQKKKYLPDLAGGVKIAAYCLTEPSSGSDALSAKTTAKLSDDGKYYVLNGEKQFITNAGFADIFIVYARIDGKDFSAFIVEREMPGLSLGPEEKKMGIKGSSTRPVILEDVNVPVENLLGEAGKGHVIAFNILNIGRFKLAAGVLGAAKDAIRLAAKFANERTQFKKPLSFFPLIRQKLAEMNAQTYALESMVYRTSGLIDTSLKDLDYSSSDIGLQSAKGIAEYAIECSINKVFGSETLDFVADEGVQIHGGYGFTKDYKIERIYRDSRINRIFEGTNEINRLVIISTLQKKVMKGDLPLLEKAVTLKAEIQDLLAGKPEADAPGQEAWLISAAKKVFLLVLGQAFQKYGVKLQYEQQLLSHLSDMIIQIYAMESSFLRSVKRLEKMGAEKAKNSSEMAQLIVQEGFNQVETLALEALAKIESGESLLRQLILLRKITSRLPVNSLQLKLDIGARVVEAEKYSV
- a CDS encoding long-chain-fatty-acid--CoA ligase, whose protein sequence is MLHQLFVPDFLRRAVKLFPDKTAVVDQDIRLTYRQFEERVNQLSHLLIDLGVKKGDRVAYLAPNTLQMLEGMFGVNQIGAITVPLNTRLIPSAYAYIINHSGAKVLMVDAELAPLIEPVKNKLKQVEYFILLPSPDQKDRTGWISYEEKLEKYPADLPPVPEMSEMDLATILYTSGTTGLPKGVMHSHRSMYFNALNGCIHVRTTDRDVLLHTLPLFHVNGWGTPFVLTAGGGTHVLIRKIDPGRILELVGKEKVTLACMVPAMINMLLHHPNAKTSPPGHHMKVVVAGSAPPPSYVKLVEDILGWEFIQGYGATETAPLVLITQVKSSMEQGTENLQKLKASAGICMMNMDIRIVDEAGRDVSADGRQMGELIVRGNNIMEGYWQQPEETAKAIKDGWYYTGDMATIDKDGVVAIVDRKKDIIISGGENISSIEVEGVLSRHPAVLEAAVIAVPHEKWGEVPHAVCMLKPGQTATDQELLAFCREHLPSFKTPKSVAFVNQLPRTASGKVRKVDLRQPFWTNR
- a CDS encoding acetyl-CoA C-acyltransferase, which produces MNEAVIVSAARTPVGKAVKGSLAQTRPEDLGKAVLHAVIDRADGLQNEDIEDVIIGCAMPEGPQGMNVARILSLYAGYPESTPALTVNRFCSSGLQAIAFAAERIMLGHADVIVAGGVESMSQVPMTGFKLSPHPKIVEAYPELYISMGHTAENVAKRFGVTREDQDRFALSSHRKAAAAIRTGKFNEEIVPVPVTQKGVAPDGTPWEKAFVFDTDEGVRADTTLEKLAALRPSFSKNGSVTAGNASPMSDGAAAVAVMSRKKADALGLSPLATFRSFAVAGVDPEIMGIGPVEAIPKALNLAGLTLEDIDLFEINEAFASQCVQVIRKLGIDEKKVNVNGGAIALGHPLGCTGAKLTASLIYELRRRGGGYGVVSMCIGGGMGAAGVFEVHAP